One window from the genome of Pieris napi chromosome 12, ilPieNapi1.2, whole genome shotgun sequence encodes:
- the LOC125054462 gene encoding ADP-ribosylation factor-like protein 2 has product MGFLTILKKLRQKEKEMRILMLGLDNAGKTTILKRFNGEPIDTISPTLGFNIKTLEHKGYKLNIWDVGGQKSLRSYWKNYFESTDGVAWVVDSADPRRLADCVRELHSLLREERLSGATLLVLANKSDLPGALSLQEIREVLDLDSIKTHHWRIVRCSAVTGENLLEGMDWMLDDIASRIFTLD; this is encoded by the exons ATGGgttttttaactatactaaaaaaactgagacagaaagaaaaagaaatgaGAATACTGATGCT AGGCTTAGACAATGCAGGCAAAACTACCATACTTAAACGATTTAATGGTGAACCCATTGATACAATATCACCCACTTTAGGCTTTAATATCAAGACTTTAGAACATAAGGgatataaattgaatatttggGATGTTGGTGGACAGAAATCTTTAAG ATCATACTGGAAGAATTATTTTGAGAGCACAGATGGTGTAGCATGGGTAGTTGACAGTGCAGATCCCCGACGACTTGCAGACTGTGTGAGAGAGTTACATTCACTTCTTAGAGAGGAAAGGCTTTCAGGAGCTACACTTCTTGTACTTGCCAATAAATCAGACCTGCCTGGAGCACTTTCCTTGCAAGAAATCAGGGAG gtATTAGATTTGGACAGCATTAAAACTCACCATTGGCGCATAGTGAGGTGTTCTGCCGTGACTGGAGAAAACCTTCTTGAGGGCATGGATTGGATGCTGGATGATATTGCTTCTAGGATATTTACACTTGATTAG
- the LOC125054460 gene encoding pinin — protein MGTEVALSFNSLRTQLENERSSLYKIDENIKKIVQTTGRFSNNRYNASSDNSRGQRQPNRNYHNTDVTKNDDVFKRKHETKTVFSRISAKTADSDGEDEASGPKRSRVSSAVSRELPTRAAVLRAQGDDEQARTRNRRIFGSLLGTLQKFKQEEIVLQTKEDKKAQVERKIEEQARLEKERELKERKVLFAERELKKATIKALEAKVARVQEFEKWEQSQRNLGNFILTKAKPHVYWLPNLNKMSEKAQEKLKSSQRYHEKCMSKKRQELEEELQRIEQRCLRQKAPRAKENNPEANDHASNINPEEAENGNKKRDKFAMDADEKEDSDGEEHPEEKELDQKTDTIKNKMHEDTELNEAIIEHQDNVKDVELEVTTVDNTHEDINTNVTETYNDKSNEYNLDQS, from the exons ATGGGAACAGAAGTGGCTTTATCGTTTAACTCTTTACGTACACAATTAGAAAATGAAAGAAGTAGTTTGTATAAAattgatgaaaatataaaaaaaattgtgcaaACGACGGGTCGATTTTCCAATAAtag GTATAATGCTTCTAGTGACAACTCTAGAGGACAAAGACAGCCAAACCGGAATTATCATAATACTGATGTGACCAAAAATGATGATGTCTTTAAACGTAAACATGAaacaaaaactgtttttagCAG GATATCAGCAAAAACTGCAGATAGTGATGGAGAAGATGAGGCATCTGGTCCTAAAAGGTCTAGAGTTTCTTCAGCCGTATCTCGCGAACTCCCAACAAGAGCGGCTGTGCTCAGAGCTCAAGGTGATGATGAGCAAGCTAGGACTAGGAATAGAAGGATATTTGGTTCCTTACTCGGAACCCTTCAGAAGTTTAAACAAGAAGAAATAGTCTTGCAGACTAAA gaGGACAAAAAAGCTCAAGTTGAAAGAAAAATTGAGGAACAAGCTCGATTAGAAAAGGAAAGGGAGTTGAAGGAGCGTAAGGTATTGTTTGCTGAGCGTGAACTCAAGAAAGCCACCATTAAAGCTTTAGAGGCCAAAGTGGCACGTGTTCAAGAGTTTGAAAAATGGGAACAATCACAGCGTAATCTTGGAAACTTTATATTGACTAAAGCTAAGCCTCATGTCTACTGGCTGcctaatctaaataaaatgtctGAGAAGGCTCAAGAAAAGTTAAAATCAAGCCAGCGGTATCATGAAA AATGCATGTCCAAAAAGCGTCAAGAGCTGGAAGAAGAGTTGCAGAGAATAGAACAGAGGTGCTTGCGACAAAAGGCACCAAGAGCAAAGGAAAACAATCCTGAGGCCAACGATCATGCATCTAACATCAATCCTGAAGAG gctgaaaatggtaataagAAAAGAGATAAATTTGCAATGGATGCTGATGAGAAAGAAGACAGTGATGGAGAGGAACATCCAGAGGAAAAAGAATTGGACCAGAAAACAG atacaataaaaaataaaatgcatgaAGATACAGAACTGAATGAAGCTATAATAGAACATCAAGATAATGTTAAAGATGTTGAATTAGAAGTTACAACAGTAGATAATACTCATGAAGACATCAATACCAATGTAACTGAAACATATAATGATAAATCCaatgaatataatttagaCCAATCCTAG